In Sulfuracidifex metallicus DSM 6482 = JCM 9184, a single window of DNA contains:
- a CDS encoding VapB-type antitoxin encodes MGSKTITIEVSEELARLIEKMIQLGIAKSKNEAVNMLIESGRSEVEEKIRKQEEVLKLVDEWVKEGFPYRHLDMSDLRQERTEKSVINSDR; translated from the coding sequence ATGGGAAGTAAAACTATCACTATTGAGGTAAGTGAAGAACTAGCTAGGCTAATCGAGAAAATGATTCAACTGGGAATAGCTAAGTCAAAAAATGAAGCAGTTAACATGCTTATAGAATCAGGAAGGAGTGAAGTGGAGGAGAAGATCAGGAAACAAGAAGAGGTACTCAAACTGGTGGATGAATGGGTAAAAGAAGGTTTTCCTTACAGACATCTTGATATGTCAGACCTAAGACAGGAGAGGACAGAGAAATCCGTCATTAACAGCGACAGGTAA
- a CDS encoding HEPN domain-containing protein gives MSSFQNAVLLCKRSLNYLKASKESFKEGLYDVSSTNCQISAELLIKSTYLLLGLRLDFPPGFEVIPINEGEFDKAIRKNNPVIWDVKSKGIVLRDDLEICKKYTNVIRCTFVE, from the coding sequence GTGTCTTCGTTTCAAAATGCAGTGCTTCTTTGCAAAAGGTCTTTGAATTACCTGAAAGCTTCAAAGGAATCGTTCAAGGAGGGTTTGTATGACGTTTCCTCTACAAACTGTCAGATTTCCGCCGAGCTTCTCATAAAATCAACGTACCTTCTGTTGGGGTTGAGGCTGGACTTTCCCCCAGGTTTCGAAGTCATCCCCATAAATGAAGGGGAGTTCGATAAGGCAATCAGGAAGAATAATCCCGTGATTTGGGACGTTAAGAGTAAGGGAATAGTTCTAAGAGATGATCTAGAGATCTGTAAAAAGTATACTAACGTGATAAGATGTACTTTTGTGGAGTAA
- a CDS encoding AAA family ATPase, which translates to MYSNWFSIRNEFKLIESVEGMKDYLSHENSEIVPCIFRDSSDSPFDMDASLIYSILGEPGYLIWGDSKGSVKINGRGNGSEPVGYPFSALFKRYFLSYLKNDGSRIDMVPSLNKLMISLLYVPSNEKKKRGFIGAGIITDINIDSVRNFRYWKEESGSNEKYWILRFRMKVIWLSRSVRNSIRESIPEILEWLRKGGNLQDQVPSILRNAVGEEIEGVQASQSNNCYSDSNYISGVKDFIMSKIQSGEVEETYKFYKQITNELEDLSQGIITEEVNNANPQCKSVEKALEEAKDLISNNLYLQNPRILDFMFASLRIGNILLVGPPGVGKTEIATTIADSLCSNGEKVTANALWTRRDLIGGETLRRGSISWKPGVILRAYVKASEIPDNALFPVVLEELNRADIDKAFGDFFTMFSSADASKWRIPSSLMEEIRSFPPDPQLYQLLKVIENEKNTGKSPLSKLRVIATINLKDLRNLYQIGDAITRRFSVFYLDCPKGDSDVEVVMKANGFNFTQETVNDLKELISRVRKGLGSKFCLSTSTVSKVISQMSIMQKETHKIEKQEIIELIKIHAGTIDNGVMKRIDKILEVSSETH; encoded by the coding sequence ATGTATTCCAATTGGTTTAGTATTAGGAACGAATTTAAGCTCATTGAAAGTGTAGAAGGAATGAAGGATTATTTATCTCATGAGAACTCTGAAATCGTTCCATGTATTTTTAGAGATAGCTCAGATTCACCGTTCGACATGGATGCATCTTTAATTTATTCCATTCTCGGAGAACCGGGTTACTTAATTTGGGGAGATAGCAAAGGTTCGGTGAAGATCAATGGCAGAGGGAATGGGAGTGAGCCAGTTGGGTATCCTTTTTCAGCGCTTTTCAAAAGATACTTCTTGTCTTATCTTAAAAATGATGGCTCTAGAATAGATATGGTACCATCACTCAACAAGCTTATGATAAGCTTACTTTACGTACCATCGAATGAAAAGAAAAAAAGGGGATTTATAGGAGCTGGAATAATAACAGATATTAATATAGATTCAGTCAGAAATTTCAGATATTGGAAGGAGGAATCTGGCTCAAACGAGAAGTACTGGATTCTTAGATTCAGAATGAAGGTAATATGGTTGTCCAGATCCGTGAGAAACTCAATCCGTGAAAGCATACCTGAGATACTAGAGTGGTTAAGAAAGGGAGGAAACCTTCAAGACCAAGTCCCTTCTATCTTGAGAAACGCAGTAGGAGAAGAAATAGAGGGTGTACAAGCTTCTCAGTCTAATAACTGTTACAGTGATTCGAACTACATAAGCGGTGTGAAAGATTTCATCATGTCCAAGATCCAGAGCGGAGAGGTAGAGGAAACTTATAAATTCTATAAACAGATAACAAATGAACTTGAAGATCTATCTCAAGGTATCATTACAGAAGAAGTAAATAATGCGAATCCCCAATGTAAATCGGTGGAAAAAGCACTTGAGGAAGCTAAAGATTTAATTTCTAACAATCTCTATCTTCAGAATCCTAGAATTTTAGACTTCATGTTTGCGTCCCTGAGGATAGGAAACATTTTGCTTGTAGGACCGCCAGGAGTAGGAAAGACTGAAATAGCTACAACCATAGCAGATTCACTTTGTTCTAACGGCGAGAAGGTTACCGCTAACGCGCTTTGGACGAGAAGGGATTTAATAGGAGGAGAGACCCTGAGGAGAGGATCAATCTCTTGGAAGCCCGGAGTAATTCTCAGAGCTTACGTGAAGGCATCTGAAATACCAGATAACGCATTGTTTCCCGTAGTATTAGAAGAGCTCAATCGTGCAGACATAGACAAAGCTTTCGGTGACTTTTTCACCATGTTTTCATCCGCTGACGCCTCTAAATGGAGAATTCCGTCCTCTTTGATGGAAGAAATAAGGTCTTTTCCGCCCGATCCTCAGCTATATCAACTCCTTAAGGTAATAGAGAACGAGAAGAACACTGGGAAAAGTCCCCTAAGTAAGTTGAGGGTTATAGCGACAATCAACTTGAAGGACTTAAGGAACCTATATCAAATAGGCGACGCCATTACCAGAAGATTTTCCGTCTTTTATTTGGATTGCCCTAAGGGAGACTCAGACGTTGAGGTAGTGATGAAAGCTAATGGATTTAACTTTACTCAGGAAACGGTAAATGACCTTAAGGAATTGATATCTAGAGTTAGGAAAGGGTTAGGATCAAAGTTCTGCCTTTCTACATCTACGGTATCAAAGGTAATATCGCAGATGTCCATAATGCAGAAGGAGACTCATAAAATCGAAAAACAAGAAATAATAGAGCTAATCAAGATACATGCAGGAACTATAGATAATGGAGTAATGAAGAGGATAGACAAGATACTTGAAGTAAGTTCCGAAACTCATTAA